The genomic stretch TTCCGGATCGTCACCCCAATAGAACCGGGTGGTTGTGCCGGCACGACAGGCGTATTCCCACTCCGCTTCGCTCGGAAGCCGCCAAAGCGTATCGCCACTCTGTCGGATCAACGTATCGAGAAAAACATGAATCGAATCCCAAGTGACGCGTTCTACGGGGAGGTTTTCGCCGATAAAGTGTGACGGATTGCTATCCATCAACGATATCCACTGGGTTTGCGTCACTTCGTTTTTCCCGATCCAGAAACCGTAATTCAAAGTCACTTGATGGTAAGGGAGAGCAGCAGTTGGGTTGGGATGATTATTCCCCATCCAATAGGAACCGGGACGAATCCAAATCATATCGATGGTCGCACCACTCGTTCCCAATGGAAACGTTTGTTCAATCGGAGCTGGATTCACCACCTCTGTTGAGTCGTTATCATCTTTCTCGCAACTCGCGACAAAGAATGTGACGAAAACAAAAAAAAGCCCCCAATAATAAAACTGCCGCATGTTTGTTCCGATCAGGTCGAGTGTTGCAATGTAGCATTCAAAGTCGATTGTTCGCGAATGGTTTGATTCATGCAAGCGAAAATTCTCTTGTTCATGTGCTATTCACAAACAATTACATCAAGTTACGAACAAAAGTGGTAAGACTGGTTTACAAAAGACGCAAGAAATGTGTTTTGCGTGATTGATACATTGCATCTCAGTTAACCCGAAAAATGTTGCATAAACAAGTAAGTAAGATATTTCATTTGTTGTGCAAATTGTATTGTGAACTATGGCACATTCTTTGTAGCTTGTGGTAGGGATTCCGTTGCGCTTTATATAAAGTATTGTTTCCTGGTGTTGTTGTTTTTCATTTTTCCCTTTGGATGTATGCTGATTTTCGCTTCGTTGGTCAAACTGCTTTCCCAAATCGTTTCCGCAATTCTTTCTCATCGCTCAACCAGTTTACTCCTAATCAAAGCAAGGAGGTACAATGTCTCGTTTTACTTTAGTTACACTTGGCCTGATGGTTACCCTT from bacterium encodes the following:
- a CDS encoding SUMF1/EgtB/PvdO family nonheme iron enzyme, whose amino-acid sequence is MRQFYYWGLFFVFVTFFVASCEKDDNDSTEVVNPAPIEQTFPLGTSGATIDMIWIRPGSYWMGNNHPNPTAALPYHQVTLNYGFWIGKNEVTQTQWISLMDSNPSHFIGENLPVERVTWDSIHVFLDTLIRQSGDTLWRLPSEAEWEYACRAGTTTRFYWGDDPE